A genomic window from Nosocomiicoccus massiliensis includes:
- a CDS encoding ABC transporter permease, whose product MWTDLFKTRMDKDISKRMYYMKFIFNSHFLIFLTIALGAFFYSLFELRDVLHNNIYVDMLVAVLVALSITPTYRSLLKEADLIFLVPVEDELNGYFKEAERYSLALSYIFPVVMVILTFMLVLINHTLIEFAIFSVAVIVTVYLTFKIKVETIHTLLNTQLVMYVLIVFNAILLYLTLVNIYFVALIPLVLSIVLLITRKKRILKVNWTRLVDYETHEINRFNTIISMFANVKNADKKFKRRKYLDVFMRKQNVKHFDQNHMYDYMFHRSFLRDFDLPMIILRLMLLFTIFIVWMSNIYVTVIFSLFVLYIIILQLTQIYQSQAYLLWPKIWPVRRSNIQKSYIRYSHKVIFIISIIFVIIFVIMHNKEFYIGLIFPIFGYVLNQLLSKNVYKKERALSD is encoded by the coding sequence ATGTGGACTGATTTATTTAAAACACGGATGGATAAAGACATATCTAAACGTATGTATTATATGAAGTTTATTTTTAACAGTCACTTTTTAATCTTTTTAACGATCGCGCTCGGTGCGTTTTTCTATTCGTTATTTGAGTTACGTGACGTGCTACATAACAATATATACGTCGATATGTTAGTCGCTGTACTCGTAGCGTTATCGATTACACCGACGTATCGCAGTTTGTTAAAAGAAGCGGACCTTATCTTTTTAGTACCTGTAGAAGATGAATTAAATGGATATTTTAAAGAAGCAGAGCGATACTCGTTAGCGCTCAGTTATATATTCCCAGTCGTTATGGTGATATTAACGTTTATGCTCGTTTTAATTAACCATACGCTAATTGAATTTGCGATATTTTCAGTCGCAGTAATCGTGACAGTATATTTAACGTTTAAAATAAAAGTTGAAACGATTCACACGTTACTGAACACTCAACTTGTTATGTATGTTTTAATCGTTTTTAACGCGATATTATTATATTTAACGTTAGTTAACATATACTTTGTCGCACTAATCCCGCTCGTATTAAGTATCGTTTTACTTATTACTCGAAAAAAACGAATCTTAAAAGTGAATTGGACGAGATTAGTAGATTACGAAACACATGAAATTAACCGTTTTAATACGATTATTTCGATGTTTGCGAACGTAAAAAATGCAGATAAAAAATTCAAGCGTCGCAAATATTTAGACGTATTCATGAGAAAACAAAACGTAAAGCATTTCGATCAAAATCATATGTATGATTATATGTTTCATCGTAGCTTTTTAAGAGACTTTGATTTGCCGATGATTATTTTAAGGTTAATGCTTTTATTTACAATTTTCATCGTCTGGATGTCAAACATATATGTGACTGTTATATTTTCATTGTTTGTACTATACATTATCATTTTACAGCTCACACAAATTTACCAGTCACAAGCGTATTTACTATGGCCGAAAATATGGCCAGTACGACGTAGTAATATCCAAAAATCTTATATACGCTACTCACATAAAGTAATTTTTATCATATCGATCATATTTGTGATTATATTTGTCATCATGCACAATAAAGAGTTTTATATCGGCCTAATCTTCCCAATCTTTGGTTACGTATTAAATCAACTATTATCTAAAAACGTATATAAAAAAGAACGCGCACTGAGTGATTAA
- a CDS encoding ABC transporter ATP-binding protein: protein MNILELQNVTGGYGKTPIIHDISFSLKEGEIVGLIGLNGAGKSTTIKHILGLLSPHSGEIKVLDKNIRDENMRKHLTYIPETPILYEELTLREHIHMTAMAYGLIEDEAMTRAKPLLKLFRLENELDKFPAHFSKGMKQKVMLICAFVVEPELFIIDEPFLGLDPLGIEGLIELMISMRNKGKSILMSTHILATAERYCDRYIIIHHGKKIADGTIDSLREETGINGTLDDIYLHLTGDSNVD from the coding sequence ATGAACATTTTAGAATTACAAAACGTTACTGGTGGTTACGGTAAAACACCAATTATTCACGATATATCTTTTTCTTTAAAAGAAGGGGAGATTGTCGGCTTAATCGGTTTAAATGGTGCTGGTAAAAGTACGACAATTAAACATATATTAGGACTTTTATCCCCACATAGTGGAGAGATAAAAGTATTAGATAAAAATATCCGAGACGAAAATATGCGTAAACATTTAACGTATATTCCTGAGACACCAATTTTATATGAAGAATTGACGCTAAGAGAGCACATTCATATGACAGCAATGGCATACGGTTTAATTGAAGACGAGGCGATGACAAGAGCAAAGCCACTACTCAAACTGTTTCGTTTAGAAAATGAACTCGATAAGTTTCCGGCACATTTTTCTAAAGGGATGAAACAAAAAGTGATGCTAATTTGTGCATTCGTTGTTGAACCTGAATTGTTTATAATAGACGAACCGTTTCTAGGACTCGACCCGTTAGGTATCGAAGGTTTAATTGAGTTGATGATATCTATGCGAAATAAAGGTAAATCGATTTTAATGAGTACGCACATTTTAGCTACTGCTGAAAGATATTGTGATAGATATATTATTATTCATCACGGTAAAAAAATCGCAGACGGTACGATCGATTCTCTAAGAGAAGAGACAGGCATTAATGGTACGTTAGATGATATTTATTTACATTTAACAGGTGACAGCAATGTGGACTGA
- a CDS encoding HIT family protein, producing the protein MSENKTVFEMIIDRDIDANIIYEDDKFIAFLDAFPVVKGHTLVVPKKRIENIFDLDDETANDYMKVIRNVSKAVHDTFNPEGLNVIQNNGEFAGQSVFHIHFHILPRYKDEHDGFGYKWEDIEFTKEEREQFAEAIKSKLDA; encoded by the coding sequence ATGAGTGAGAACAAAACAGTATTTGAAATGATCATCGACCGAGATATCGATGCAAACATTATTTATGAAGATGATAAATTCATCGCATTTTTAGATGCGTTTCCTGTCGTTAAAGGTCATACGCTCGTCGTTCCAAAAAAACGTATCGAAAACATTTTTGATTTAGACGACGAAACAGCAAACGATTATATGAAAGTCATTCGTAACGTATCAAAAGCAGTACATGATACGTTTAACCCTGAAGGTTTAAATGTCATACAAAACAACGGTGAATTTGCTGGACAATCTGTATTCCACATTCACTTCCACATTTTACCGAGATATAAAGACGAACATGACGGTTTTGGTTACAAATGGGAAGACATTGAGTTTACAAAAGAAGAACGTGAACAGTTCGCTGAAGCAATTAAATCTAAACTCGATGCATAA
- a CDS encoding YtxH domain-containing protein, which yields MGIRNFAVGFVVGVVGGVSLSVLNAPQSGRELTASLKSNSGTVSASASQVKEEINNIKQSVLRAKHEASNIKELTDEVKDLVDNFKSDIEPNIDHLKDDVATLQNTAEDLQHAFDKPNNK from the coding sequence ATGGGTATTAGAAATTTTGCAGTTGGTTTTGTCGTTGGTGTTGTAGGTGGCGTTTCTTTATCAGTACTAAATGCGCCTCAATCAGGACGTGAACTCACAGCTTCTTTAAAATCTAATTCTGGAACAGTGAGTGCGTCAGCAAGCCAAGTTAAAGAAGAAATTAATAACATTAAACAATCTGTACTTCGTGCAAAGCATGAAGCGTCTAACATTAAAGAACTAACTGACGAAGTGAAAGACTTAGTCGATAACTTTAAATCAGATATTGAACCAAATATCGATCATTTAAAAGACGACGTCGCAACACTTCAAAACACAGCGGAAGACCTTCAGCACGCTTTCGATAAACCAAATAACAAATAA
- a CDS encoding peptidylprolyl isomerase: protein MKKLLTTTTLSAALILSACANDDNNASKSDNKETKFGETLVKSDAGNVTVDDVLNSFGMEEVASQTFELALNKIIEDKYKDEVDIDKIKADVDKEIEGYGGEDQFKQLLAQSQPGLTVEGYKQNKIANILHNKFFSEKLEISDEDAINGAYDAQHILIKVDEEAEDGKTDEEAKKEAEDLLKKVNDGEDFSKLAKEHSDDTGSAENDGKLGIVTKGQMVPEFEEALFKLKPGEVSDVVKTQFGYHIIKRLDKKAEDMSESEIADAKSKLINEKIQENPNKIMDFYKELLDEYNVKFENKDIKEQVDKMMSPIDIQEK from the coding sequence ATGAAAAAACTACTCACAACAACAACGTTATCTGCAGCACTCATTTTATCTGCATGTGCAAATGATGACAATAACGCATCAAAAAGCGATAACAAAGAAACAAAATTTGGTGAAACACTCGTAAAGAGTGACGCCGGAAACGTGACAGTGGACGACGTTTTAAATTCATTCGGTATGGAAGAAGTCGCATCACAAACGTTTGAACTCGCATTAAACAAAATAATCGAAGATAAATATAAAGATGAAGTTGATATCGATAAAATTAAAGCAGATGTCGACAAAGAGATTGAAGGTTATGGTGGCGAAGATCAGTTCAAACAACTACTCGCTCAAAGCCAACCCGGTTTAACGGTTGAAGGTTATAAGCAAAATAAAATCGCAAACATTCTACACAACAAATTCTTTAGTGAAAAGCTAGAAATTTCTGATGAAGATGCGATTAACGGTGCATATGACGCACAACATATTTTAATTAAAGTCGATGAAGAAGCTGAAGACGGTAAAACGGACGAAGAAGCTAAAAAAGAAGCAGAAGACCTTCTAAAAAAAGTTAACGATGGTGAAGACTTCAGTAAGCTTGCGAAAGAACATTCTGACGACACTGGTAGTGCGGAGAACGACGGTAAATTAGGTATCGTTACAAAAGGTCAAATGGTTCCTGAGTTTGAGGAAGCACTATTCAAATTAAAACCAGGCGAAGTATCTGACGTTGTAAAAACACAGTTCGGTTACCATATCATTAAGCGTCTCGACAAAAAAGCAGAAGATATGTCAGAATCTGAAATTGCAGATGCAAAATCTAAATTGATTAACGAAAAAATCCAAGAAAATCCAAACAAAATTATGGACTTCTACAAAGAATTACTCGATGAGTACAACGTAAAATTTGAAAACAAAGATATTAAAGAACAAGTCGATAAAATGATGTCACCGATTGACATTCAAGAAAAATAA
- the yhaM gene encoding 3'-5' exoribonuclease YhaM — MSKISALQPGDSVESFYLVKRAQDGVTQQGKPYMTLILADKTGELDSKLWTVTPEQIKELKEADMVKVRGEVINYRGNNQMKILEIRTANENDNVSIHNFLKEAPIDGDDLFDKIMDYALKITSANLQRITRGLLTKYRKEFSTFPAAMTNHHDFVSGLAYHVYTMLRVGESLCDIYETLDRNLLYAGIILHDIGKVKELSGAVNTTYTVEGNLIGHIVIATEEITKIADELNIEGEDILLLKHLILAHHGKLEYGSPKTPMIKEAEILHMIDNIDARILMMDKHIQSVEPGTFTQRVFPLEGRMLYRSVDE, encoded by the coding sequence ATGAGTAAAATTTCTGCTTTACAACCTGGAGATAGTGTTGAATCGTTTTACTTAGTAAAACGCGCACAAGATGGTGTCACGCAACAGGGTAAGCCATATATGACACTGATTCTAGCAGACAAAACAGGTGAGCTCGATTCAAAATTATGGACTGTTACACCTGAACAAATTAAAGAGTTAAAAGAAGCAGATATGGTAAAAGTTAGAGGAGAAGTTATTAACTACCGTGGGAATAATCAAATGAAAATTTTAGAAATTCGTACGGCAAACGAAAACGATAACGTTTCAATCCATAACTTTTTAAAAGAAGCACCGATCGACGGTGATGATCTGTTCGACAAAATTATGGATTACGCATTAAAAATTACGAGCGCGAATCTTCAGCGCATTACACGTGGATTACTCACGAAATATCGTAAAGAATTCTCAACGTTTCCAGCAGCGATGACAAACCATCACGACTTCGTATCTGGCTTAGCATATCACGTTTATACGATGTTAAGAGTTGGGGAGTCGTTATGTGACATCTACGAAACGCTCGATAGAAATCTGTTATATGCTGGAATCATTTTACATGATATCGGTAAAGTCAAAGAATTATCTGGTGCGGTAAATACGACATATACAGTTGAAGGAAATTTAATTGGACATATCGTTATTGCGACAGAAGAGATTACAAAAATTGCAGACGAACTGAACATTGAAGGCGAAGATATATTGTTACTAAAACATTTAATACTCGCACATCACGGTAAATTAGAGTACGGTTCTCCAAAAACACCGATGATTAAAGAAGCAGAAATTCTGCATATGATTGACAATATCGATGCGAGAATTTTAATGATGGACAAGCACATTCAATCTGTAGAACCGGGCACATTTACACAGCGCGTTTTCCCGTTAGAAGGTAGAATGCTATACAGAAGTGTTGATGAGTAA